ttcattataagggaattagttcagtgaggaataaattatgacattgttgattttcttggttacgactcgatcaatattgtcctatttgtttggaaaaatatgaagagccaccaacaggggaatgtatcaagtgttgtgttcaccaagaattgtggcacgaacaataatgcactgcttgtaaaaaggcgcttctgtattgacaataaacagcatttctgtaatattgtaacattttgatgacattattttgtaatttgttttgattgtgtggttcacaaagcactgcgttcacttaccccgtgagggtgcgcacacttacccgcaatatggggcaagtgaacgcactccgactttctctattaaattcttttttgcggaaagaaaacgtttttgtttgtttgctttttgatgttttcttatagattcgaaaattctctatcttatgaatatgttttaattttcctagcttcaacatttgaaacagggtatggcttgaaaggcaaaagtgcgcacagttgccccgaatgactctaccaggtataaactttataaagtgctcgtgacctgatagaatttcccgaatgtatgtttgctgatagattcgctcatatttcatacctacacatatctccgttgtacatataatcagtttccgaaggtgtgaataaactgatacataatttgattttgactacttcgttaccgctaccaccctagataacagcgaactctgtctccgactagcagctgctctggtaggtttgctattcttcctagtgaaaagaatagctgtgTACTTAATGTGGATGCGTCTTCGCCCGTTCGCTTTGCCGATGAGATAGTGGCATATTGTGGATACAGCTTTCTGGACACTCTACAAATCGCAATTTCGAAAATACCGAAGCCTCGTCACGCCCAAAACTCACCATCGGGTCCCGTGAACACCCTGACGTGATACCCGATCGGCGGATACATCGTGGCGCGACTCTTCCTCCTCAGCTCGATCAAGAAAACGTCCTTGGCCAGCTCCATCTTGTTGAACAGCGCGTAGGCAGTCTTCTGCTGCCGCGCCAGCGACTCGCCCGTCTTGCTCGTCTGCTTCAGCACCCCGTAATTCCGCCACAGCGCGTGCTCGACCTTCTTGAAGGACAGCTCGACCTTGCCGTCCTCCTCCATGACCCTCAGGGCGCCCGGCCACACGATGTCGTGCTCGAACAGCACCTCGTTCACGAACGTCTTGTCCTCCCGGTCGTAGCGCAGCACCACCGTGACCGTCTTGCCCTCCTTCCAGGCCTCCACCAGCGGATTGAGGAACGGCCTCAGGGTGAAGCTGATGGCGATGGATGGGGTCTTCTGTGACCAATCAAACCTGAAATAAAAACGTGCTGCTACAGGGCGAGGTGAAGCCAATAGACATCGAACCATTAAGACCCTAAGGAACGCAAAGAGCCCTTCCTCACCTACCTGCCCCAACCACAGCTCGAGCAATGACCCTTCAAAACTCGTATATAggaaaaatataacaaaaagaGGTGtttaagatgaaaatctgccaAATTTACCTGGGCATGGCATTGGGCGATACCACGGGCGGCTTGGTGAAGTGCGTGGTGGTCGAGATCTCCAGATCCGGATCGTCGTTGGTGATTCGGAAGGAGTGGATTGGTATGGACTCCACCGGAAGTACGATAGGGACCTCGCCGACTTCTCGCTTGATGTCTATCGGCTGATTCGCCGTCGGCGGTACCCTCTCCTCTTTGTCCTCGACGCCATCTTCTTGTACTCGCGACGGTGGCGCCACTTCATGCGGCTTTGGTTCGTCCTCGTCCTTGGTAGGGCGTGTGACCAAGGGTTCTAGGTGTTGACTGGGCACCAGACGTCCAACGTGGCATTTTTTGAGGAGGCTGTGGCAGTTGACCCAGTTGTGCACCTGGAACGTCATAAATTGTGAGcatgggaatttttcgaacgaatttcgaaaaaaaaacaagaaaaacttTCTTTCTCTCACctcgaaaaataattttgtgGCGTCTATGCCGAGTCCCCTCTTCAATTCGTCAACGCCGCCGGGATGGAAGGGAAAATAGGAAGTCACGTTGTAAACTCTTCCGTTTATGGCCAGCCAACCGTCTGTGATCTTGTTATGTTTGGCCAGTTCCTCGAGCGTCACCTACAGAAGGAGAGATCTGCCTTATTTGTGTCGAAAATTGATGGGATATATTGAAGCGTGTAATTATTCTCACGATAAAACAGACTCCAAGAATTCACCTAAAACTTGGAAACACTTTAGAGTTAAGATAGCTTGTGTGGTGAAAAGACCACCCTATATTTTAACTAACAGTTTAATTCGCTCCATCAACGTTGTATTATGAATGTGACAATTTTGAAGTAACAAACTTTAGGGTTATTACAAATGGCAACTTACCTCCAATGTACCTGCCTTATCTCCAAGACCGGAGAGATCTTTGGAATTGGATAACCGGACCCAGTCTATGTGGGAATGCCCCGGTTTGAGAACACATTTGTTTCTAGGGTTTCCTGAAAAAGAGAAACATTTATTCGTTGAGTTATGTTCCAGTGTCATCGATAACTTAAGAGTTTTATGGCGCTTCGCCAATCGTAAGATACGTAACCCTACTAGTTGTTGTACAGGTTGGTTTTATTGGGTAGAACaagttgaaaaactataaaaatagtttttcaaatATCGAGGCCAAAAACGCTGATCCCTTGCTATCGATGAATATAATCGGTACTACCCACCCCTATCTGTGAATTCTGTGATCGCTACTAACCTAGTTTTCATCCATAGATTTTCATCAAACTGacgaccacagaacactaatataagccatattttcgcgattaagacgcgtgcAGCGTCTtgaagcggtgctattcgagcgaataagtcataacgtcagtctttaagacgctttaagcggaacctggcggtctgtggagagcgcctgtgtcatagagtcatcttgtctctggtctgtgtcgtcttaagcggaaagaggtaatataaagaagaagggagaatatgttgtttatatcgaatttgatttgaattcctactagggaagagtgcttttattgccaataatgcagtttctgcattatcatttagaataaataaatatttttcaaataatagccaaagaacagaaattgaaaaattcacaattcgattcgctgtctaatgacaacgacagatgactcaaccatcagcgatattctattttcgcgacaacaaaattaatgacgtcacgcttaaagacgctttaagacatcgattaagacgcttaatcgccaaaatatggctataAGCTGACGACTGACgtaagccatattttggcgattaagcgtcttaatcgatgtcttaaagcgtctttaagcgtgacgtcattaattttgttgtcgcaaaaatagaatatcgctgatggttgagtcatctgtcgttgtcattagacagcgaatcgaattgtgaatttttcaatttctgttctttggctattatttgaaaattatttatttattctaaatgataatgcagaaactgcattattggcaataaaaacactcttccctagtaggaattcgaatcaaattcgatataaacaacatattctctgtccgcttaagacgacacaggtcagagacaagatgactctatgacacaggcgctctccacagaccgccaggtttcgcttaaagcgtcttaaagactgacgtcatggcttattcgctcgaatagcaccgcttaaagacgcttcacgcgttttaatcgcgaaaatatggctgtagatttattccatagacatataaaaattaataattctatgctttattcccattcTATCTCTTCTTATCCTTCAAATGATAAAATTTCTCGTCTACTTCTAATCATTATTCGCTATTTCGAATATTATAGATCGTGAGGAGTAATTTTAAGCCGCATAAATCTCGAACAAACACCATTTCGTAAGCAATAAACCTAGAATGGACCCTTTCCTCAACTAGAATATCCAAATTCACTTCGGTATTTTCTTTCGAACCTCCGGGGACCACCGGATGAAAGCCTCGGTGGAAATACCATCCGCATAGTCGACTGAAAATGAACCTTGGGGAAGAGCTTTGTGCCCCCTTTAAGCTCGACCAGACACACGAGCGAATCGAACGTTGGAATAAACAGAGGAGTCAGATTTCTcgtgagcaaagattatagagtagaaagataggaaacgccctcatatcgctagtgctaaaaaccgactacattttggtcagtgaaaacacatttgacaatgagatggcgctgaaaacgcattatcaatacagaaaaactgttcaataacagttttctgttttataattgaggggcgcgaaattagaattctattctttgtattgaatttcaatattgaccttgttgagatcggaaaacaaacatcctgagcgacaaaacaagaggatggttttgttttgtgaccagcatgttagttttcatctgaacattgtttgggatcgattggtatcaatgaaatacgctgttggatgtgatgaatttttatttccaatctataaaaaatttacaaaaatttgaaattagggACAACGAATATAGCtctgactaggatacaagagtacatggttaggtacgtcaaaggtgttttttctgtgaaaacgttttgaattaataaactgagttgaattcgtacaatttatatcagaaattgatatgcaccaatattcaatttaccgtcataggaaacacatttccgttacttacatattattcacaaaattttcagaaccacaattgaaaaaaccttacagaggtatacaagacctgtattcaaacccctcagtataatttctttatgcttttttatgatttcttcatggtatggtctctttatggcacaatatacaaattgattgacgaatgaacaaaacactcacagaaggtttcataaaactttgactttccaaacgacaatttgacagtagcccgattcccaaatcgaaatccataaaacttttgcatttctgaatatatattgaaggcaattgagaatctttgaatggacgtataaaagtcataatttcccctaaatgggcccttcatgcaagggatgcttcctgcatacaacaatttacatggatgaacagttctcaatcgacttgcagtaaaatgttcattgcacatggtgtagtcagtagtgtctGCAGACctctacgccctgaaaattttatccacttcgtagcactgaaaataaaaatcaatgaatgaccgagtcataTGTTACctgttttaatacttacattcccattttccttagtaaaattcgtttgatttgatccacagttcttcaccatacaataattttcgaacgatattctgaggttttcgccaagaaattagacacaaattccaataatcagcaactagaacgggcttgaaaaacaaaaggcgatacgaggttgtctatggatacgagaatcaaaacattcaaaacctgtttgatcaaaatggccatatgactctgacatctcgcaaaatttcatatgtccctcgaattaaaattttaaccagtctcagGTCCTTaagaacacatttgaaacacagatggcgctcacatcactctagtcgcttcgtttcccatctttctactctataatctttgctcgtGAGATTTCGGCAGCCCGGAAATCCTTGCTCTTCCTTTGAGCTGAGGAAAAAATCGCTAGGGGTAGGACAACAAATTCGAGGAACATCTAACTTGAGCATATCTTATACAAACAAATAATGGtcctttttttctgaaaattatcaataaGGGGTTCGGAAAACAATCCCTGGAGACCTGAAAAGTCTTgacaaaattgagatttttcacGATTAGCAAACAAACCACAGAATTCACAGATGACGTTTCTCAAAAATACAGGTTATGTTAACGTAAGTTTGACAGAAGCGAGGTTGACACCGATCTCAGAGCGCGACGAGTTACATCGATTCGAACCATAGAGtatttatgatgatttttttagTGATTTTTCAGACAAATCCGCACATAAAGCTGGATGATACAAATCAGTTAACCATATTGTATTATTGAAACTGAGTAATCATGCAGAAATAACTTTCTTTTAGTAACTTTTTCTGTGATTCCTATAGTTTCGCATATAAGGCGGTAGACACCCTATATAAATGTCTTTTCAAATGGGGCGAGGAGGGTCAGTTCGACCGCCTCTCAGCGATTTCCGGTTGATTAGAAAACGACAAAAAGGAACGAATCTATCCATGATTTATTTCGCGTGCGATTCACACAGCCTGGTTTTGATCGGTTCGACAAATCGTGGGTATATATAGCTTATTTTCGGACCTGTCAACGTCATCGGGATATACATCATCGCTCCAGAGTGAACGTGGGTTAAGGGTTATTGGGATTTTCTTGTGCGGTGAACTTTGAGgcattttttctttcattttcgtCGGCCAAACTTTATTGTAGGTACGAGAAATCGAATCATGGATTCAGGGAAACTTCTCGATTCATTTAACAATCCTTGGAAAACCGTCGGCTAAAATATCCAAGTGATATGATAGGTTTTTCGACATAATTTGGGGTTTCTTCTGTGTTCTGTGCATAAAATTCTCGATAAAATTAATGGTTTCGTCACAGAACAACTACTTAACATAGAATGAAGCTTTGATACTACCACAGAATATTTCAGTCGTTGAGGTATTCTGTGGCGAAACCATAAAACTAGAAGAAAATACCAAATAAGGTCTAAACTTTCCTTGAAAATGCAAAATAAATTTCGAAACATCACTTGGATGATTGGATTTTATAGCCGATGATATTGAGGCAACTGAAATGCACAAATAAACTCTTAAAAAAAGCTCTTTTCCATTCGAGTGTTCTGTCAAATATTTACAAAGTTGGCAATCGTTTCTGAACTGGTCCATTAATGGAATTGGCTCACTGAATGGATTCCtaaaaatagcaaaaatcaCTCACTTGCAGCATCTTCGCTATTTCCGCCTTGGCGATCCGAGTTTTCACTTTCGTTCACGTTTCCGTCAGCCCTCTCGTTATCAACCCCCGCGACCCCTTCGTTTTCCTTACTAGCGTCACTCTCGTTCAATCTTTCCCTACCATCGTTGCAACAACAACATAACACCCTTCTGTAAGACATAATTCGGCGATATCTTGGTTCAAGTGAGATCGGGGGAGAAATAATTAAGAAAAATACTAACACGAACACAAATACACACACAAACTAAAACAAAATGCAACTATCCATGGCGTGGACACGTTACACACTGAAGGACCTATCGAGAAAACTATTCCTTCTTCGCGCATATTTGTTGGTAGTTTTTATGCCAGAAGTGGAATTGTATGGAATCCAGATTTCTTGAAAATCGTCCAATTCGAACATGAGATGTACGAGGGATAGTTCAAAAGCGAGATGCAACAAAGATAGATTTAtcagttttcgaatttcagCCTGAGAGAAGAAAAGAACTCACCATAATAATAAATTTGAGTACTTTTATTGTGATCCATTTGCATTGTGAGACCAGTTTATTGGATTCATTTTAAAGGATATTCCGGTAGTCAATATTAATTGTTTATATCATATGAAAATCATCTTAACGTCAAACTCGAATTTAACCAAATTCTCAGTGTTACCAACTCATATCTGATGCCATAGACTTAAAAATCTAGGTCTATGTCTGATTCACGTTCCTTTGACATTTCCTTGATCATAGATCAATTCGTCAAGTTagaatcatagacatagagagatatgtctctatgtctaagCATAGAATGTATAATTAACGTCAGTGATCAAACTAAAATCTATTACTTTGTTCATCTACAAAGTGAATCACTTTAGGACTATCCAGAATACATTTTTCTCATCTTTATTAATCGAACCCAGTAAAAATCACTAAAACCGGAAGAAAACCATTACGATAAACGCACATCAGAAATTTAACGTATCTCGTTCTCTCGGTTTTTCGGGAGCGTCCCGTAAATTCGCCTTGTATACATTTCCGTTTTTCCAACCCGTCTGTTTCCTCGCGACGGTTTGAACACCGACTGTTTGTTTACATTTTCTCCGTTGGTAGTCCGGCGCAGTGCGTGCGCCAAGATACCGCGATTTCCATGCGCGTGCGCCGCGCTTCGAATTTACGGCCGCGGCAACATAAATCGAGGAAAACCTCTGCGGATTTCCCGAGTTTTCCGGCTTAGGAAACGCTGATAGCGGAATGTACGGGGATTTGGTAGAATTTCTTTCGGGCGGGTTTTAGAGAGGCGAGAATGGAAACAGCGGATATTAGCTCGTCTGTTATCGTGAAGATAGGTCATCCGGTCCGATATGGGGATTCAATTTATTCCAGCTAAGAAGAGTTTGGACGAAAATAATGCTTATTTGTTTTACTAGATGAATAAGTACGTGATTTAATGACGCGAGTGATTTTTGACAGCCAAGGTCTTTcttttcacatttattttacgTTGAACTCTATGACTCGAACATTCTGACAAGGTGCTTCAGTTGGTACCAACCATAGACCCAAGTGGTGCTAAATCCGAACCACAGATATTCATAGATGTCATTTGGAGGGAAAACATTTTCGAAAACTTGAAATGTTCCTGAAGAGTTTTCAAATAAGGACAGGTTGATTTACAAGTGAAAATAGAATAAACCAAGATGCTTGTGAGGTATTGACTATACCTTCATAAGTCTTAACTATGGAATATTGGATCGTCAACTCTCATTTCAATGTTAAATGTCACTTGACACCAGTGAACAATATTCTATTAAGTTCCCTGATGACACGGCAAGCTAGGGATGTCAAAAGCTTCGCAAATAATTAGTAGACACAGATAACGACCTATCTAATTAAAATTCGACGCTCGGCAGCCAGGAGCACGTCAAGCGGAATCTGATTTTCAGTAATTGCTTCCCATTATAAACTGCTGATGATGCGGAACTAGGTTGACAGAAGCCACTCAACCCTTTGTGTATATTAACCACAATCTCACGCAAACTACTGGcggttaattgaaaaaaattcagtttttgcATCAATCTACTGACTTTTAAAGTTAAAGTACACAGATTATAGAAAAAAGGgaacaaattttaattttctttcaatgaaGATGTGGTACAATTGAACTGTTTCAATTGCCAAGCTCGCTGAAATCATAACAGAAGTGGATTGAAGCAAAAACGAGAAATGGGTAATAATTTCCTTGGATTATCATCGGTATGCAACACAAAATACATCAACGGTGTATCACCTGTTGCGGATCCAGAGGTGCTGACCGATGCGACCCCCGCGGCCAACTTCCCAACTTCCTTGAGCACGGGAGGCACAAATCTTGGACTGTTAACGCCGCCTCCACCACCGACCGTCAACAAATGCCCCAACGCGGACTTGTTTTGCTTGGGCGAACTCATCGTAAACAATATACACTCCACTATTTTTAACCTCAAACTGCAAAACGAGGCCTCGAAGTCGTCGGCGATCGTTCAGGACGAATCGACGAAGCACAGCACGATAGGAACATATTTTCAACGGAACATCGTCGGTTCGATCGATCTAATCGTGTAAAATAATGCTTTTTTCATAAGAACGGCAAGGCAAAACATTATTTGACATACTGTCAAGTGGGAAACGGCAGGGGGGGTTAACTCCCTTGAAATGATTTTGTTCGGGCAGAAGTAGTGCCATCTATCGAGTTTTTTCCTTTTAAATATCGACGAATAAATATCTTAGAGTAGATTTCTTCACGAATATCTATTTAATACTAATAACCAGTAACTTTGATtgagaaagaagaaaaagaatggAAACAACAACAATGTGATGGGAGTCAAAACTTTTGACgtaaaaatgcaaaaaattatttgaggaaACAATGTGGCGAGATATTTAGCCAGAAAAACGATGAAAGATATTATAAGAATGTTCGGATTGCTTGGAAGTAACTAAGGCATAGGTATAGCTATAAACCCACTACATAATTCTTTAAATGAAGCCAAACACAAAATTGGTGAGACCCTCCTGAACATTTAATACTATTTTTCATCGCTCAACTCTAAATATCTTCGACAAAATAACTCTTTTTAATAACCCATTTCAAAATTAAGGAAGAACTCATGGGGCATGTAGATGTTGAGGAGTTTCAAGCCCAATACGAGGAGGTATTATCATCTTTCgttgttgaaatttttccaatcagatGTTACCAAATCTACAAATTGAAAGTTTCATGGCGAGTTTCAAATCTGCTGCGCATCATTACTAATTTATGTCGGAAATAAGATTATTTTCGGCATAAATTTGTGATGATTCGCGACCGAAATTTCAATCTTGAGGTATTGAAATTCAAACCAAATGCGTTGGCAGTTCAGTAGGCATCTGTAATTCTGGTAGCAACGCTGCCAAAATCATGCCggcgaaaaaggaaaaaactcaATAGATGTCGCTCTATAAGGAAACAAATTCAGACAGAGAGTTGCGCATCTATAGGTTATCTATGGGAAACGGCGCATGCAACTGTAAAGGTTGAGGCAATTTGACGTATTACGGGTTATCTAACCACACTCGGTTGTTCTCAACAGGGGCGGCTCCAGAAAATTTATCACCAAATAATTTGGGAAttgcagaattattcgatttttttatgGATAATCCTTTATTTAGACACGATTGAAGTTTCATATGAATATAAAATGTTAATAGAAGAAAGATAAATGCTGCAGAtttctcttgtaatttttttcgttaACCACATTTCTGAAGTGGCTTGGAATGATGTAAtgttaattgaaaataaattctaGGGCCGGTGATGAATTTTATTGGGAAATTAGACTTTTAGTGTGCCTGAAATGTAATAAGGTTGGGGTTTTCCATATTCAAATTCACTTTGGATCAAGGGAGATAATATTTTacccttttttttttaatttttgtatcgAAAATTCTATATCCCACATGGTTGTGATGTGATTAATAGTAT
This genomic stretch from Coccinella septempunctata chromosome 7, icCocSept1.1, whole genome shotgun sequence harbors:
- the LOC123316875 gene encoding cytochrome b5 reductase 4 isoform X1, with amino-acid sequence MSYRRVLCCCCNDGRERLNESDASKENEGVAGVDNERADGNVNESENSDRQGGNSEDAARNPRNKCVLKPGHSHIDWVRLSNSKDLSGLGDKAGTLEVTLEELAKHNKITDGWLAINGRVYNVTSYFPFHPGGVDELKRGLGIDATKLFFEVHNWVNCHSLLKKCHVGRLVPSQHLEPLVTRPTKDEDEPKPHEVAPPSRVQEDGVEDKEERVPPTANQPIDIKREVGEVPIVLPVESIPIHSFRITNDDPDLEISTTTHFTKPPVVSPNAMPRFDWSQKTPSIAISFTLRPFLNPLVEAWKEGKTVTVVLRYDREDKTFVNEVLFEHDIVWPGALRVMEEDGKVELSFKKVEHALWRNYGVLKQTSKTGESLARQQKTAYALFNKMELAKDVFLIELRRKSRATMYPPIGYHVRVFTGPDDEDVSRSYTPVPKPRVMFPKPFNFLQGGTDIYLVVKRYETGRMSRYICDSEVGTELYLSRPLSGGFDPIRIHDKCRFLMLAAGTGLTPMLSLMVFVLHRRIRRCRKLGLLICNKTAQSVPFLCEFNELAESMKPIFPTDEDRLYLRHVLSEPSECEPVGEYLKGPLTKEIIAGAIDAICRVKGAREEEFFVFVCGPASFNELCNRCLKELSVAEDQIHVFDG
- the LOC123316875 gene encoding cytochrome b5 reductase 4 isoform X2, with the protein product MSSPKQNKSALGHLLTVGGGGGVNSPRFVPPVLKEVGKLAAGVASVSTSGSATGNPRNKCVLKPGHSHIDWVRLSNSKDLSGLGDKAGTLEVTLEELAKHNKITDGWLAINGRVYNVTSYFPFHPGGVDELKRGLGIDATKLFFEVHNWVNCHSLLKKCHVGRLVPSQHLEPLVTRPTKDEDEPKPHEVAPPSRVQEDGVEDKEERVPPTANQPIDIKREVGEVPIVLPVESIPIHSFRITNDDPDLEISTTTHFTKPPVVSPNAMPRFDWSQKTPSIAISFTLRPFLNPLVEAWKEGKTVTVVLRYDREDKTFVNEVLFEHDIVWPGALRVMEEDGKVELSFKKVEHALWRNYGVLKQTSKTGESLARQQKTAYALFNKMELAKDVFLIELRRKSRATMYPPIGYHVRVFTGPDDEDVSRSYTPVPKPRVMFPKPFNFLQGGTDIYLVVKRYETGRMSRYICDSEVGTELYLSRPLSGGFDPIRIHDKCRFLMLAAGTGLTPMLSLMVFVLHRRIRRCRKLGLLICNKTAQSVPFLCEFNELAESMKPIFPTDEDRLYLRHVLSEPSECEPVGEYLKGPLTKEIIAGAIDAICRVKGAREEEFFVFVCGPASFNELCNRCLKELSVAEDQIHVFDG